From the Gallaecimonas mangrovi genome, one window contains:
- the gndA gene encoding NADP-dependent phosphogluconate dehydrogenase has protein sequence MVKDNSLCDIGFIGLGVMGKNLTLNLADNGYKVACFDLDQAKVDAIIEQDNEERGEQAPRVVACRSYTELLSKLAQPRIIMLSVPAGEPVDHVCRHLINAGIGADDIIVDTGNSLWTDSLEREATYKGKFIFFSTAVSGGEVGARFGPSLMPSGDPYAWSRIANVLKDIAAKVDPKTGKPIESSTPGKPVKEGEPCATYIGPVGAGHYVKMVHNGIEYADMQLICEAYNVMREGLGLAPKAIAGIFRQWNQGLLNSYLMEISAEVLDMDDGETGQPLVDVILDRAGQKGTGLWTAVGALQVGSPAQTITQAVFARSISSLKSERVAASKVLKGPAPAAVSEQEKAAAIEALHDALYCSKMCAYAQGFQLMAMASKEQGWKLDFAGIAKIWRAGCIIRASFLQSITEAYEQTEDLANLLLAPYFAEQIAQYQGNWRRAIANATLMGIPCGGFSSALNYYDSYRSETLPANLLQGQRDYFGAHTYERTDKPQGKKFHTEWSQPGRPQVQVK, from the coding sequence ATGGTCAAAGATAACTCATTGTGTGACATCGGCTTTATCGGCTTGGGTGTTATGGGCAAAAACCTGACCCTGAACCTGGCTGATAACGGTTATAAAGTGGCTTGTTTCGATCTCGACCAAGCCAAGGTTGATGCCATTATTGAACAAGACAATGAGGAAAGAGGCGAGCAGGCTCCCCGTGTTGTTGCCTGCCGATCGTACACCGAATTACTGAGTAAGCTGGCGCAGCCACGGATCATCATGCTGTCGGTACCGGCCGGTGAACCGGTTGACCATGTTTGCCGCCACCTGATTAATGCCGGTATTGGTGCTGACGACATTATCGTTGATACCGGTAATAGCCTGTGGACCGACTCTTTAGAGCGTGAAGCCACTTATAAAGGCAAGTTTATTTTCTTCTCTACCGCTGTTTCCGGTGGTGAAGTGGGGGCGCGGTTTGGGCCATCGTTGATGCCGTCTGGCGACCCCTATGCTTGGAGCCGCATTGCCAATGTCCTAAAAGACATTGCCGCCAAAGTGGACCCAAAAACCGGCAAACCCATTGAATCTTCTACGCCCGGTAAACCGGTGAAAGAAGGTGAGCCCTGCGCTACTTACATTGGCCCTGTGGGCGCTGGCCACTACGTAAAAATGGTGCATAACGGAATTGAATATGCCGACATGCAGCTTATTTGCGAAGCCTACAATGTGATGCGCGAAGGCTTGGGGTTGGCGCCAAAAGCCATTGCCGGTATTTTCCGCCAGTGGAACCAGGGGCTACTTAATAGCTACCTGATGGAGATCAGTGCCGAAGTGCTGGACATGGACGATGGCGAAACCGGCCAGCCGCTGGTGGACGTTATTCTCGACCGTGCCGGCCAAAAAGGCACCGGCCTTTGGACGGCGGTAGGCGCGCTGCAAGTGGGCAGCCCGGCGCAAACCATTACCCAAGCGGTTTTTGCCCGCAGTATTTCCAGCCTGAAAAGCGAACGGGTTGCCGCCTCAAAGGTACTCAAAGGCCCGGCGCCAGCTGCGGTCAGCGAGCAAGAAAAAGCCGCTGCCATTGAAGCGCTGCACGACGCCCTGTATTGCTCAAAAATGTGTGCCTATGCCCAGGGTTTCCAACTGATGGCGATGGCGTCAAAAGAGCAGGGCTGGAAGCTCGACTTTGCCGGTATTGCCAAGATTTGGCGGGCAGGCTGCATTATTCGCGCGTCTTTCTTGCAGTCGATAACCGAGGCTTACGAACAAACCGAAGACTTGGCCAACCTGCTGCTGGCGCCGTATTTTGCCGAGCAAATTGCCCAGTACCAAGGTAACTGGCGCCGCGCTATTGCCAATGCCACCTTGATGGGCATTCCTTGCGGTGGTTTTTCATCGGCCCTTAACTATTACGACTCGTACCGCAGTGAAACCCTGCCGGCGAATTTGCTGCAGGGCCAGCGCGATTATTTTGGTGCCCACACCTATGAGCGTACCGATAAGCCCCAAGGCAAAAAATTCCATACCGAATGGAGCCAGCCCGGCCGCCCGCAAGTGCAGGTTAAATAA